One Methylocaldum marinum DNA window includes the following coding sequences:
- a CDS encoding MBL fold metallo-hydrolase gives MSEKAQVYRLNRPTRLTLRASATLVVDGPRRFLADGGDFATAAELDAVLRGVVGFGLDGITDAYFTHLHFDHYRALAPECRGWRMHVPRQEYRFVRELMRYREDRAAYKAFLKETHELIAPVFLREFLRLATDSRYDFESSERAPDFHLCDPGEQLSPHVATVDLAGHCPGQMGLWVETKQGACMIAGDAVLSLDDFVATGIDHHLIVHNRERLLASRRRVAEADFVVPGHGEWFDPRRGNLTPF, from the coding sequence GTGTCTGAGAAAGCGCAGGTTTACCGCTTGAACCGCCCGACCCGGCTGACGCTTCGCGCCAGTGCGACCCTGGTCGTCGACGGGCCGCGGCGGTTCCTGGCGGACGGCGGCGATTTCGCCACGGCGGCGGAACTCGACGCGGTCTTGCGCGGCGTGGTCGGCTTCGGTCTGGACGGCATCACCGATGCCTATTTCACGCACCTGCATTTCGACCATTACCGGGCGTTGGCGCCCGAGTGCCGTGGATGGCGGATGCATGTCCCCCGGCAGGAATATCGATTCGTGCGCGAATTGATGCGCTACCGGGAAGACCGCGCCGCTTACAAGGCCTTCCTGAAGGAGACGCATGAGCTCATCGCGCCGGTGTTTCTGCGCGAATTCCTGCGCCTCGCCACGGATTCGCGCTACGACTTCGAATCGTCCGAGCGTGCACCCGATTTTCATCTCTGCGACCCCGGCGAGCAGCTCTCGCCGCACGTCGCCACCGTGGACCTGGCCGGTCATTGTCCCGGCCAGATGGGCCTCTGGGTGGAGACCAAACAGGGCGCCTGCATGATCGCCGGCGACGCGGTGCTGTCCCTGGACGATTTTGTCGCCACGGGCATCGACCATCATCTGATCGTCCACAATCGGGAACGGCTGCTGGCCTCCCGCCGCCGCGTCGCCGAGGCCGACTTCGTCGTGCCCGGCCACGGCGAATGGTTCGATCCCCGGCGCGGCAATCTCACACCTTTTTAA
- a CDS encoding ACP S-malonyltransferase, with the protein MIEKFRIYHPWSEELLAAWSELVGCDLGTEHGASDRERENLHQLRIHALNLLWWRVVRQSSPDANYGCCGHSLGFYAAAVAACSLTEEMSFRWLQAMFSVAWDEFAENTGKISVITTNTPIGAHSLAHRFSVEVLAINSAYQIVVYGSEQDIEQLCRTLEGTLIRRDDIDARIPFHSIRMWRVAEIVAARAAELGLTVAAPVHALWSHITGERLLSADQVFATLTRQPCQTVLWQQLVRNLRSAHYREFVEVGPSRVLSQIARWNAPDTPVRYVDHLRKTKRSEARA; encoded by the coding sequence ATGATCGAGAAATTCCGGATTTACCATCCGTGGTCGGAAGAGCTCCTGGCCGCTTGGAGCGAGCTGGTCGGCTGCGATCTCGGTACCGAGCACGGAGCTAGCGATCGGGAGCGCGAAAACCTGCACCAGCTGCGGATACACGCTCTCAACCTCCTGTGGTGGCGCGTCGTACGGCAATCCAGCCCCGACGCGAACTACGGCTGTTGCGGCCATAGCCTGGGTTTTTACGCCGCAGCCGTGGCTGCCTGTTCATTGACCGAGGAAATGTCGTTCCGTTGGCTTCAGGCGATGTTCAGCGTCGCTTGGGACGAATTCGCGGAGAACACCGGAAAAATCTCGGTCATCACCACCAACACCCCCATCGGGGCCCATAGTCTCGCTCACCGTTTCTCCGTGGAAGTGCTCGCGATCAACAGCGCTTACCAAATCGTGGTGTACGGGAGCGAACAAGACATCGAGCAGCTGTGCCGCACTCTTGAGGGGACATTGATTCGCCGGGACGACATCGATGCCCGTATCCCCTTCCACTCGATCCGCATGTGGCGCGTCGCCGAAATAGTCGCCGCGCGGGCTGCCGAACTGGGCTTGACCGTGGCTGCTCCGGTACATGCCTTGTGGTCGCATATCACCGGCGAGCGGCTGCTGTCCGCCGATCAAGTTTTCGCCACGCTTACGCGCCAGCCATGCCAAACCGTGTTGTGGCAACAACTGGTTCGAAATCTCCGTTCGGCGCACTACCGCGAATTTGTGGAAGTCGGTCCCAGCCGGGTATTGAGCCAGATAGCCCGATGGAACGCCCCGGATACCCCGGTGCGGTACGTCGACCATCTGCGCAAGACGAAGCGATCCGAAGCGAGGGCTTGA
- the fabG gene encoding 3-oxoacyl-[acyl-carrier-protein] reductase has protein sequence MGCEDKVALVTGASRGIGRAIAKALAEAGCKVAVNYASNRDKAEELCREIHEAGGTARAYPANVAAAAEVESMVEAVTGDLGPIEILVNNAGIVRDSFLAMMSEAAFDDVVDTNLKGSFLVSRAVVKDMMRRRFGRIVNVVSISGLIGTPGQANYAASKGGVIAMTRSLSKELARYGISVNALAPGFVDTDMLAGMNQKQLEPLIKSVPMGRAGTPEEVARVACFLASPENSYMTGQVIVVDGGLSV, from the coding sequence ATGGGATGCGAAGACAAGGTCGCGCTGGTGACCGGTGCCTCGCGCGGCATCGGTCGCGCCATCGCCAAAGCGCTCGCGGAGGCGGGCTGCAAAGTGGCCGTGAATTACGCCAGCAACCGCGACAAGGCGGAAGAACTCTGCCGGGAAATCCACGAGGCCGGCGGAACCGCCCGCGCCTATCCGGCGAACGTGGCGGCGGCCGCCGAGGTGGAATCCATGGTCGAGGCGGTGACCGGCGATCTCGGGCCGATCGAGATCTTGGTCAACAATGCCGGCATCGTCCGCGACAGCTTTCTCGCCATGATGTCGGAGGCGGCTTTCGACGACGTGGTCGACACCAATCTGAAAGGCAGCTTTCTGGTGTCCCGCGCCGTCGTCAAGGACATGATGCGGCGGCGCTTCGGGCGGATCGTCAACGTGGTGTCGATCAGCGGCCTGATCGGAACGCCGGGGCAGGCCAACTATGCCGCTTCCAAGGGCGGTGTCATCGCCATGACCCGCTCGCTCTCCAAGGAACTGGCCCGCTACGGCATCAGCGTCAATGCGCTGGCGCCCGGGTTCGTGGACACCGACATGCTGGCCGGCATGAACCAGAAACAGCTCGAGCCGCTGATCAAGTCGGTTCCCATGGGCCGCGCCGGAACCCCGGAGGAAGTCGCCCGTGTCGCCTGCTTCCTGGCGTCGCCCGAAAACAGCTACATGACCGGCCAGGTGATCGTCGTGGACGGAGGTCTCAGTGTCTGA
- a CDS encoding thiamine pyrophosphate-dependent enzyme yields MAFLNGCEAVARGAWEAGAAFVGSYPGSPVTGVVEGLLRFPEIKTQWMANEKVALEAAIGAAHAGQRALAVMKHVGLNVAADPFFNVAYTGTRGGLVIVVGDDPGAKASQNEQDTRQLAQAAHVPVLEPSDIDEALIFPRLAFEISEQFDVPVVVRVTTPICYGTSRTVMGARRQVLPNLGFAAPIEKYLLLPAFVPARHKDLVRRIDRLANGHWSRWFMQTLMPAERLEKYPYGIVVTGFPYHAVREPFEGRAPILKVGMSYPLNEEAILEFAARCDRILVVEESSRFLEQRIRALGVNVAARPHFDGVGEFSLKHLESPDIPEIAERLQERIGHKRIVIPIRHQATTPESHSGLPLPPRPPGFCAGCSHRGIFYTLGKRDLYVVGDIGCYTLGALEPHGALHANLCMGASLGILQGYLAAMGPEAARSCIAVIGDSTFFHSGIPSLLTAVTAKIPGTILILDNAGTAMTGFQLTNRPLKRDDWERLLHALGVPEFAVVDALDVDQLESTLDAFLASDRLSVMVVKGDCVQGLPRKGPTNYRYTIKTDLCTQCGECLKVDCPAIVPSWDRQTARLDSVAISTECIGCGLCSQSCPEHAIIPRTLSFKSSVLTRMIAPVPWHRVIRRLRAIPPIRKLLNAFEKETH; encoded by the coding sequence ATGGCATTTCTCAACGGTTGCGAGGCGGTTGCGCGCGGCGCATGGGAAGCGGGTGCCGCGTTCGTGGGTTCGTATCCCGGCTCGCCGGTCACCGGGGTCGTGGAAGGCCTCCTGCGCTTTCCCGAAATCAAGACCCAATGGATGGCCAACGAGAAGGTCGCCCTGGAGGCGGCCATCGGCGCCGCCCATGCCGGGCAGCGCGCCTTGGCGGTGATGAAGCACGTGGGCTTGAACGTGGCGGCCGATCCGTTCTTCAACGTCGCCTACACCGGCACCCGCGGCGGACTGGTCATCGTCGTCGGCGACGATCCGGGCGCCAAGGCCTCGCAGAACGAGCAGGACACCAGGCAGCTTGCCCAGGCGGCGCACGTCCCCGTGCTCGAACCTTCCGATATCGACGAGGCGCTGATCTTTCCGCGACTCGCTTTCGAAATCAGCGAGCAGTTCGACGTCCCCGTCGTGGTGAGGGTTACGACCCCGATCTGCTACGGCACATCCAGAACGGTGATGGGAGCGAGACGCCAAGTTCTCCCGAATCTGGGCTTCGCCGCCCCGATAGAGAAGTACCTGTTGCTGCCGGCATTCGTCCCGGCCCGGCACAAGGATCTGGTGCGGAGAATCGACCGCTTGGCCAACGGACACTGGAGCCGGTGGTTCATGCAAACCCTGATGCCGGCCGAACGCCTGGAAAAATATCCCTACGGCATCGTGGTGACGGGCTTTCCCTATCATGCCGTCCGCGAACCGTTCGAGGGGCGGGCGCCGATTTTGAAGGTCGGCATGAGCTACCCCTTGAATGAAGAAGCGATCCTGGAGTTCGCCGCCCGCTGCGACCGCATTCTGGTGGTCGAGGAATCGAGCCGCTTCCTGGAACAGCGCATCCGCGCCCTGGGCGTCAACGTCGCCGCGCGTCCCCATTTCGACGGGGTCGGCGAATTTTCCCTTAAACATCTCGAGAGTCCGGACATCCCGGAGATCGCGGAACGTCTGCAGGAACGGATCGGCCACAAGCGAATAGTCATCCCGATCCGGCACCAGGCTACGACGCCGGAGAGCCACTCCGGACTTCCGCTGCCGCCCCGCCCCCCCGGCTTTTGCGCCGGTTGCTCTCATCGCGGGATCTTTTACACGCTGGGCAAGCGCGATCTCTATGTGGTCGGCGACATCGGCTGCTACACCTTGGGTGCGCTGGAACCCCATGGAGCGCTGCATGCGAACCTGTGCATGGGGGCAAGCCTCGGCATCCTGCAGGGCTACCTTGCCGCCATGGGTCCGGAGGCGGCGCGCTCCTGCATCGCCGTGATCGGGGATTCGACCTTCTTTCATTCCGGCATCCCGTCGCTACTGACCGCCGTGACGGCGAAGATACCGGGAACCATCCTAATCCTGGACAACGCCGGAACGGCCATGACCGGCTTCCAGCTCACCAATCGGCCGCTCAAGCGTGACGATTGGGAACGCCTGTTACACGCACTGGGCGTGCCTGAATTCGCCGTCGTCGATGCCTTGGACGTGGATCAGCTGGAATCCACCCTGGATGCCTTCCTGGCGTCCGACCGCCTGTCCGTCATGGTGGTCAAAGGCGACTGCGTGCAGGGATTGCCGCGGAAAGGGCCGACCAATTACCGGTACACGATCAAAACCGATCTTTGCACCCAGTGCGGGGAATGCCTGAAGGTCGATTGCCCGGCCATCGTGCCGTCCTGGGACCGACAAACCGCTCGGCTGGACTCAGTGGCCATTTCGACCGAATGCATCGGCTGCGGATTGTGTTCGCAGTCGTGTCCCGAGCACGCCATCATCCCGAGAACCCTGTCCTTCAAGTCTTCCGTTCTGACGCGGATGATCGCGCCGGTGCCGTGGCATCGGGTGATCAGAAGGCTCCGCGCGATTCCGCCGATTCGAAAGCTGTTGAACGCGTTCGAAAAAGAGACCCATTGA
- a CDS encoding beta-ketoacyl-[acyl-carrier-protein] synthase family protein yields the protein MTDQIAITGIGIVSSLGSDVDTAVQATAERKTGLAETDRFGPERRLGAVQGFDVADYLNPKKARRMDPINCYTIAAGSQALAHAALPSDLRRDCGLLVGTGFSGLSSVVEHQKKFLRDGIKTLSPAHFPTTVYNASAGLAAIELGVAGPNSTITGVDVSGEYALVYASMMLRQGLAERILVVGADELSSALVEAFHDMGLAGGKDSYPFARRRSGFALGEGAAALLLETERAALERGAKILGTIEGIGLRSSAKDAFGHDSDGAVAAIDQALTRAGCELADIDWISSPANGGKNQDRSDAEVWRQALGDASARVSAIKAYTGEFAASGVLRLALGIACAQRGVVPAMNEGVDYDEGIASLLNYSTERERVSRFLHHGSGVGGSHVSVVVGCGYAA from the coding sequence ATGACTGATCAGATCGCGATTACCGGCATCGGCATCGTGAGTTCCTTGGGCTCCGACGTCGATACGGCCGTCCAGGCTACGGCCGAGCGGAAGACCGGCCTCGCCGAGACCGACCGCTTCGGGCCCGAACGCCGCCTCGGCGCCGTTCAGGGGTTCGATGTCGCCGACTACCTGAACCCGAAGAAGGCGCGCCGGATGGACCCGATCAATTGCTACACCATCGCGGCCGGCAGCCAGGCGCTGGCTCACGCGGCGCTGCCGTCGGACCTGCGCCGGGATTGCGGCCTCCTGGTCGGAACCGGTTTCTCCGGTCTCAGCAGCGTCGTGGAGCATCAGAAGAAATTCCTGCGTGACGGCATCAAGACCCTGAGCCCCGCCCATTTCCCGACCACGGTATACAACGCCAGCGCAGGGCTAGCCGCCATCGAGCTCGGCGTGGCCGGCCCCAATTCCACGATCACCGGCGTCGACGTCAGCGGCGAGTATGCGCTTGTGTATGCGTCCATGATGCTCCGCCAGGGACTCGCCGAACGCATCCTGGTGGTGGGCGCCGACGAGCTCAGCTCGGCGCTGGTGGAAGCCTTCCACGATATGGGCCTGGCCGGCGGCAAGGATTCCTACCCGTTCGCCCGCCGCCGTTCCGGCTTCGCCCTGGGCGAGGGCGCGGCGGCCCTGCTGCTGGAGACCGAACGAGCCGCGCTGGAGCGTGGGGCGAAGATTCTCGGAACCATCGAAGGCATCGGCCTGCGATCGTCGGCCAAGGACGCGTTCGGCCACGATTCCGATGGGGCCGTCGCGGCGATCGATCAGGCGCTGACTCGAGCCGGGTGCGAACTCGCCGACATCGACTGGATATCCAGCCCCGCCAACGGCGGAAAAAACCAGGATCGCTCGGACGCGGAGGTCTGGCGGCAGGCGCTCGGTGATGCCTCGGCGAGAGTCTCGGCGATCAAGGCTTATACCGGCGAATTCGCCGCCTCCGGCGTCCTGCGCCTGGCTTTGGGCATCGCTTGCGCCCAGCGCGGCGTCGTCCCGGCGATGAACGAGGGCGTGGACTACGACGAAGGCATTGCCTCCCTCCTCAACTACAGCACGGAGCGGGAACGGGTATCCCGCTTCCTGCACCACGGCTCGGGCGTCGGCGGCAGCCACGTCTCGGTGGTCGTCGGCTGCGGCTACGCGGCTTAG
- a CDS encoding 2-oxoacid:acceptor oxidoreductase family protein — MSIARRPSAVRLRNDWNEVIRWEDHDQSAPVPENTAETYCFHPGELPEDLRILMVGIGGQGVANLTRRLRDLIADRYCHVCTAEQRGVAQRRASTAATLIAGRSVCAPSLAVSDVDILIGLEPLEALRYRDRLRPGSLCLLSDVRIETICGGLRQYAYADTQEILRELEGRGAHCVLIPLAQWHLSERMEAVYASSAMLGFFCAAFDLDIQRAKTLAFGALAPRTAHKNIRAMEWGFLRFYSEASNKPLSNRQKSSDCVHPEYGEAELAEANV; from the coding sequence ATGAGCATAGCGAGGCGTCCATCCGCCGTACGCCTCCGGAATGACTGGAACGAGGTCATCCGGTGGGAAGACCACGATCAGTCGGCACCGGTCCCGGAGAACACGGCAGAAACGTACTGCTTCCATCCCGGCGAGTTGCCCGAGGATCTTCGCATCCTCATGGTAGGTATCGGCGGACAAGGTGTGGCCAACCTGACCCGGCGACTGCGCGACCTGATCGCCGACCGGTACTGCCATGTGTGTACGGCGGAGCAGCGCGGTGTGGCGCAACGCCGGGCAAGCACCGCCGCCACGCTGATCGCCGGCCGCTCGGTGTGCGCGCCGTCCCTGGCCGTGTCGGACGTAGACATCCTGATTGGATTGGAACCTCTTGAGGCGCTTCGGTATCGCGACCGGCTGCGGCCCGGCTCCCTGTGCCTTCTTTCCGATGTACGCATCGAAACCATCTGTGGCGGTCTCCGGCAGTACGCCTACGCCGACACGCAGGAAATCCTGCGCGAACTGGAAGGGCGAGGCGCTCACTGCGTGCTGATTCCCCTGGCGCAATGGCATCTATCCGAGCGCATGGAAGCGGTTTATGCATCCAGCGCCATGCTCGGATTCTTCTGCGCCGCCTTCGACCTCGACATCCAACGCGCCAAGACGCTCGCCTTCGGCGCTTTGGCGCCACGTACCGCGCACAAGAACATCCGGGCGATGGAATGGGGTTTCCTGCGGTTCTACAGCGAAGCATCCAATAAGCCTCTCTCCAATCGTCAAAAATCATCCGACTGCGTCCACCCCGAATATGGCGAAGCGGAACTCGCCGAAGCCAACGTTTAA
- a CDS encoding MaoC/PaaZ C-terminal domain-containing protein, whose amino-acid sequence MTTKSHLVSAEQPVFAGHFPGNPILPGVLLLAFARRTLTETYGYPCRIRRIVRQKFLAPVLPSQTVQVECVPTGSDRLPTEVACRFVNQDGVLVAKADFVVEFSS is encoded by the coding sequence ATGACGACGAAATCCCATCTCGTTTCCGCCGAGCAACCCGTGTTCGCAGGCCACTTTCCCGGCAATCCCATACTGCCGGGCGTGTTGCTGCTCGCCTTCGCCCGACGGACCCTGACGGAAACATACGGTTATCCCTGCCGCATCCGCCGCATCGTGCGGCAAAAGTTTCTCGCACCGGTGCTGCCGTCCCAGACCGTTCAGGTGGAATGCGTGCCTACCGGAAGCGATCGCCTGCCCACCGAAGTCGCCTGCCGCTTCGTGAATCAGGACGGCGTCCTGGTCGCCAAAGCGGACTTTGTGGTCGAGTTTTCATCATGA
- a CDS encoding acyl carrier protein: protein MQNEQIKTELKNIFADRLNMDIAAINAGDDDGLFDPEGWNIDSIDVIDIVLGVEQTFGVKLKQDEEVEAHFRTLNTLADHIGQLVAAKA, encoded by the coding sequence ATGCAAAACGAGCAAATCAAGACCGAACTGAAAAACATCTTCGCTGACCGCCTGAACATGGATATCGCCGCGATCAATGCGGGCGACGATGACGGATTGTTCGATCCGGAAGGATGGAACATCGACTCCATCGACGTGATCGACATCGTGCTCGGCGTGGAACAGACCTTCGGCGTGAAGCTGAAACAGGACGAGGAGGTGGAAGCCCACTTCCGGACTCTCAACACCTTGGCCGACCACATCGGTCAGCTGGTGGCCGCGAAGGCCTGA
- a CDS encoding FAD-dependent oxidoreductase encodes MNRRSALKALAVLGGLGLGVGASFRVDAKGRPNLVSLPDAFDEVDHFGITHQVRDGVAFRIPEPSLRKDIVIVGGGISGLTALYRLGEYDCLLVEKEDAFGGNSRRRQSRGIYYPLGALVSQGPVFPFIDFFRELDVPFEPVLGSRLAYHVRGRLVEDPLAEDGWRHLPFSRREREGFRRVRDDLAALRHPIDGIFFPRADNRADVRRLDRITLSRYIADKGYPEAVSHFLKLMLSSRLGETGEDVSAWIALYLLSNLPAPAYTLPGGHGAISEILRERCEAIRPNALMTGFTAIRVENRPDGKVWVTGCADDGSLQTIEARCAVMAVPKVFTKHAVVGLREERPEVYDRFRYNAYLVAQVELSRRVAPAFETASASRFSRFIVAADWLLGNRDPQGSSHLTVYVPYPGSAGRIELFGGSARQLAARIVADLNAILPRSRGAIETVRLHRWGHPMVGCTPGMDDVLNAAKQPFGNIVFAHSDSFGITGLYSAVWTGMEASSDARIVLEDI; translated from the coding sequence ATGAACCGTCGTTCCGCGCTGAAAGCACTGGCCGTCCTCGGGGGACTCGGATTGGGCGTCGGAGCGAGCTTTCGCGTCGACGCCAAAGGCCGGCCGAACCTCGTCAGCCTTCCGGACGCCTTCGACGAAGTCGACCACTTCGGGATCACGCACCAGGTTCGGGACGGCGTTGCCTTCAGGATCCCCGAGCCTTCGCTGCGCAAGGATATCGTCATCGTGGGCGGCGGCATTTCCGGGCTGACCGCGCTGTATCGGCTCGGCGAGTACGATTGCCTGCTGGTCGAAAAGGAGGACGCGTTCGGCGGCAACTCGCGGCGCCGGCAAAGCCGCGGCATCTATTATCCCTTGGGGGCGCTGGTCAGCCAGGGCCCGGTGTTCCCCTTCATCGATTTCTTCCGGGAACTGGACGTGCCGTTCGAGCCCGTTCTGGGTTCCAGGCTGGCCTATCATGTCCGCGGCCGCCTGGTCGAAGACCCCTTGGCGGAAGACGGCTGGCGCCATCTCCCCTTCTCGAGGCGGGAGCGCGAGGGGTTCCGCCGCGTGCGCGACGATCTGGCGGCGCTGCGCCACCCCATCGACGGCATCTTCTTTCCGCGCGCCGACAATCGGGCGGACGTCCGCCGGCTCGACCGCATCACGCTGAGCCGGTATATCGCGGACAAAGGCTACCCGGAAGCCGTAAGCCATTTCCTGAAGCTGATGCTGAGCTCCCGTCTCGGCGAAACCGGCGAGGATGTCTCCGCCTGGATCGCCCTCTACCTGCTTTCGAATCTCCCGGCGCCCGCCTATACCTTGCCCGGCGGACACGGCGCCATCTCCGAAATTCTGCGCGAGCGCTGCGAAGCGATCCGCCCGAACGCCTTGATGACCGGATTCACCGCGATCCGGGTCGAGAACCGTCCGGACGGCAAGGTTTGGGTGACGGGATGCGCGGACGACGGTTCGCTGCAAACCATCGAGGCGCGTTGCGCCGTGATGGCCGTCCCCAAGGTGTTCACGAAGCACGCCGTGGTGGGTTTGCGCGAGGAGCGGCCGGAGGTCTACGACCGGTTTCGTTACAACGCCTACCTGGTCGCCCAGGTGGAACTGTCGAGACGGGTCGCGCCCGCCTTCGAGACCGCGAGCGCCTCGCGGTTTAGCCGCTTCATCGTCGCCGCCGACTGGCTCCTCGGCAATCGCGATCCGCAAGGATCGAGCCATTTGACCGTGTACGTGCCGTATCCCGGCAGCGCGGGCCGCATCGAACTGTTCGGCGGTTCGGCCCGGCAGCTCGCGGCGCGCATCGTGGCCGACCTCAATGCCATTCTGCCCCGAAGCCGCGGCGCTATCGAGACGGTTCGGCTGCACCGTTGGGGACACCCGATGGTCGGGTGTACGCCCGGCATGGACGACGTTCTGAATGCCGCCAAGCAGCCGTTCGGCAACATCGTCTTCGCGCACAGCGACTCCTTCGGCATCACCGGCCTTTATTCCGCCGTATGGACGGGCATGGAGGCCAGCAGCGATGCCCGAATCGTCTTGGAAGACATCTAG
- a CDS encoding beta-ketoacyl-[acyl-carrier-protein] synthase family protein, which yields MKRIAITGIGIISPIGNNVSQFEASLRLGRSGVKENRWHDTEGFASNQLGKIEGFEIPADIGSRAKRHYSSVDLYALAAAMEAVDSARLPVNSAVHAGTGVVLGSGGAVADTEAYVTRAIRHEPRRPSRLLATNPDNAGNAVAAHFGFHGPRSSIMTACSSGATAVGYAADFIREGYADVMLAGGVEAASYVTLSGFNALGALSPTLSRPFDLNRDGIVLGEAAAVLVLEDLDHALRRKAPILAEFVSYGLTSDANHITAPHPEGDGMARAMNMALRKGGIQPKQIRYINAHGTGTQLNDKSETAAVKRVFGEKPDGLCMSTIKPMIGHTLSAAGAIEAAATVLSLQGQFVPPTLNYQTPDPGCDLDYVPNRARNHTMEYAMSNSLAFGGNNTSLIFRRYEG from the coding sequence ATGAAACGCATCGCTATCACAGGCATCGGGATCATCAGCCCGATCGGCAATAACGTCAGCCAGTTCGAGGCCTCGCTCCGGCTCGGCCGCTCGGGAGTGAAGGAGAACCGTTGGCACGACACCGAGGGCTTCGCCTCGAATCAACTCGGCAAGATCGAGGGATTCGAGATCCCGGCGGACATCGGAAGCCGCGCCAAGAGGCACTACTCGTCGGTCGACCTCTACGCTCTGGCGGCTGCCATGGAGGCGGTGGATTCGGCACGCCTCCCCGTCAATTCGGCGGTTCACGCCGGTACCGGCGTGGTGCTCGGGAGCGGCGGCGCGGTCGCCGACACGGAGGCCTACGTGACCCGCGCCATTCGGCATGAACCGAGGCGCCCGTCCCGGTTGCTCGCCACCAATCCGGACAACGCCGGCAATGCAGTAGCCGCTCATTTCGGCTTTCACGGGCCGCGCAGCAGCATCATGACGGCCTGCTCGTCCGGAGCGACCGCAGTCGGTTACGCCGCCGATTTCATCCGCGAGGGCTATGCCGACGTGATGCTCGCCGGCGGAGTCGAGGCGGCGTCCTACGTGACCCTGTCCGGCTTCAACGCGCTCGGCGCCTTGAGTCCGACGCTGAGTCGGCCGTTCGATTTGAACCGGGACGGCATCGTCCTCGGCGAGGCGGCGGCGGTACTGGTACTGGAGGACCTGGATCACGCCTTGCGGCGCAAGGCGCCGATCCTCGCCGAGTTCGTTTCCTACGGTTTGACCTCGGACGCCAATCACATCACCGCTCCCCACCCCGAAGGAGACGGCATGGCACGCGCCATGAACATGGCGCTCCGGAAAGGGGGCATACAGCCGAAACAGATCCGTTACATCAATGCCCACGGCACCGGCACGCAGCTCAACGACAAGTCGGAAACCGCCGCGGTCAAGCGCGTCTTCGGCGAAAAACCCGACGGCCTTTGCATGAGCACGATCAAGCCGATGATCGGCCACACACTGTCGGCGGCGGGCGCCATAGAAGCCGCCGCGACGGTGCTGAGCCTGCAGGGCCAGTTCGTCCCGCCGACGCTCAACTACCAGACGCCGGACCCCGGATGCGATCTCGACTACGTGCCGAATCGGGCCCGCAATCACACGATGGAATACGCCATGTCGAATTCCCTGGCCTTCGGCGGCAATAACACCTCTTTGATTTTCAGACGTTATGAAGGGTGA